One segment of Carya illinoinensis cultivar Pawnee chromosome 1, C.illinoinensisPawnee_v1, whole genome shotgun sequence DNA contains the following:
- the LOC122281767 gene encoding GDSL esterase/lipase APG-like: MLQKMDINFKRTLLLVLSVALLKFGNGQDSTQLVPAILTFGDSAVDVGNNNYLPTIFKANYPPYGRDFVNHQPTGRFCNGKLATDITAETLGFKTYPPAYLSPQASGKNLLIGANFASAASGYDENAAIINHAIPLSQQLEYFKEYQTKLAKVAGSKKAASIIKDAIYILSAGSGDFLQNYYVNPLINKAYTPDEYGTFLVGAFSNFVKNLYGLGARKLGVTSLPPLGCVPLAITLLGNHENGCVSRINTDAQGFNKKINSAAANLQKKYPGLTIVIFDIYTPFYDLVKSPSTHGFLEARRGCCGTGTVETTSVLCNPKSPGTCSNATQYVFWDSVHPSEAANQVLADALIVQGIALIG; encoded by the exons ATGCTGCAGAAGATGGATATCAATTTCAAAAGAACGCTGCTTTTGGTGCTATCAGTTGCGTTGTTAAAGTTCGGAAATGGGCAAGATTCAACTCAACTTGTTCCGGCAATCTTAACGTTTGGTGACTCTGCAGTGGATGTGGGGAACAATAACTATCTTCCCACTATTTTCAAGGCTAATTACCCTCCATATGGAAGGGACTTTGTCAATCATCAGCCTACTGGGAGGTTTTGCAACGGTAAACTAGCCACTGATATAACTG CTGAAACTTTGGGTTTTAAGACTTATCCTCCAGCATATCTTAGCCCACAGGCATCTGGGAAGAACCTTCTAATCGGAGCCAACTTTGCTTCAGCTGCATCGGGTTACGATGAGAATGCAGCAATCATTAAT CATGCAATCCCGTTGTCTCAGCAGCTGGAGTACTTCAAGGAATACCAGACTAAGCTAGCAAAGGTGGCTGGCAGTAAGAAAGCAGCATCCATCATCAAGGATGCTATATACATTTTGAGTGCAGGTAGTGGCGACTTTCTCCAGAATTATTACGTCAATCCTTTAATCAACAAAGCCTATACTCCAGACGAGTATGGCACGTTTCTTGTTGGTGCATTCTCAAACTTTGTGAAG AACCTGTACGGCCTGGGAGCCAGGAAACTTGGGGTGACTTCACTCCCTCCATTGGGTTGCGTTCCCTTAGCAATCACGTTATTGGGAAATCATGAGAATGGGTGCGTCTCCAGGATCAATACCGACGCCCAAGGATTCAATAAGAAGATCAACTCAGCTGCAGCGAATCTCCAAAAGAAATATCCCGGTCTTACAATTGTTATCTTCGACATTTATACACCTTTCTATGATCTTGTTAAATCCCCATCAACACATG GTTTTCTGGAAGCAAGGAGAGGTTGCTGTGGTACAGGAACAGTAGAGACAACATCAGTATTGTGCAATCCAAAATCACCGGGAACTTGTTCTAATGCGACTCAGTATGTATTTTGGGACAGCGTCCATCCATCTGAGGCTGCTAATCAGGTTCTTGCAGACGCACTGATTGTTCAAGGCATCGCCCTCATTGGATGA
- the LOC122281776 gene encoding protein CHUP1, chloroplastic, with protein MVREKRDIKPLLFQFGVALALSFAGFLYSRLRNKRIKPSPPPAPRSSDHGSEFNFQGERAGHKDELDAVKTSSSPSNIVFVAAERYEETYMPKVSLDSMVGVSPSSKGSVDKDGFLLPEFNDVVKEFDFTVANDGFSSNKGDETSRSNMETPKAFRSADKDEYEQEIRYLRNMVRILRERERNLEIQLLEYYGLKEQETAVMELQNRLKINNMEAKLFTLKIESLQADNRRLEAQVGDRAKVVAELEAGRAKIKLLKKKLRSEAEQNKQQILALQQRVAKLQDQEYKVAPGDPNIQLNLQRLRDLEVEAEELRKSNTRLQIENTELSRRLESTQILANSVLEDPEAEALRLEREHLRHKNEDLEKDIERLQADRYSDAEELVYLKWINACLRYELRNYQPPDGKAVARDLSKTLSPKSEERAKQLILEYAHTEGMGEKGINIMEVYYEQWSSSQASVLTDSGELDDSSIDNSSATRANSSNKTKLFSNIMKIFRGKDGDDNRVLSAEKAGSLEEGDSPRCSSGISTAMHGGNDGHSNRFSTPQGSSRTSLDLSRFRSPKEEHIKETDGVQTHSDYGSKRSVLGSDGADLAIRKLVGDYDTPEKSELVKYAEVLKDSYGEKPRIRRRSASACSF; from the exons ATggtgagagagaagagggaTATAAAGCctcttttatttcaatttgGCGTGGCTTTAGCTCTCTCTTTTGCTGGATTTCTCTACTCTCGCCTCAGAAACAAAAGGATCAAACCCTCCCCTCCCCCCGCGCCACGTTCTTCGG ATCATGGCAGTGAATTTAATTTCCAAGGTGAAAGAGCTGGGCATAAAGATGAACTTGATGCCGTTAAGACATCATCCAGTCCCAGTAATATTGTTTTTGTTGCAGCTGAAAGATAT GAAGAGACATACATGCCGAAGGTCAGTCTTGATTCCATGGTTGGCGTCTCTCCCAGCAGTAAAGGTAGTGTAGATAAAGATGGGTTCCTCTTGCCAGagtttaatgatgttgtgaaggAATTTGACTTCACTGTCGCAAATGATGGTTTCTCTTCAAACAAAGGTGATGAAACATCCAGGTCAAACATGGAAACTCCAAAAGCCTTTAGAAGTGCTGATAAGGATGAATATGAGCAGGAGATCAGGTACCTGAGAAACATGGTCAGAATACttagggagagggagaggaatCTTGAGATCCAATTGCTCGAGTATTATGGTCTAAAAGAGCAAGAAACTGCCGTCATGGAGCTCCAAAATCGATTGAAGATAAACAATATGGAGGCTAAGCTTTTCACTCTTAAGATTGAGTCCTTACAGGCAGATAACCGGAGACTAGAGGCACAAGTGGGTGATCGTGCTAAAGTGGTGGCTGAGCTTGAGGCTGGCCGAGCAAAAATTAAACTGCTCAAGAAGAAGCTTAGGTCTGAAGCTGAACAGAACAAACAACAAATCTTAGCTCTTCAGCAGAGAGTTGCGAAGTTGCAAGACCAGGAATACAAGGTTGCTCCAGGTGATCCAAATATTCAATTAAACCTGCAAAGGCTGAGAGATCTAGAGGTTGAGGCTGAAGAGTTGAGAAAGTCTAATACGAGGTTGCAGATAGAAAATACTGAATTGAGTCGGAGGTTGGAATCTACACAAATCCTTGCAAATTCTGTTTTGGAAGATCCGGAG GCAGAAGCATTGAGGCTGGAGAGGGAGCATCTAAGACATAAAAATGAAGATCTGGAAAAGGACATTGAGAGACTCCAAGCTGATCGATATTCTGATGCTGAAGAATTGGTCTACTTGAAGTGGATAAATGCTTGCTTACGATATGAGCTGCGAAATTATCAGCCTCCTGATGGTAAAGCAGTGGCAAGGGACCTGAGCAAAACATTAAGCCCCAAATCTGAGGAGAGAGCAAAGCAGTTGATACTTGAGTATGCACATACTGAAGGGATGGGAGAAAAAGGGATCAACATAATGGAAGTTTATTACGAGCAATGGTCATCATCCCAAGCTTCAGTTCTTACAGACTCTGGAGAGCTTGATGATTCTTCTATAGATAATTCATCTGCAACCAGAGCCAACAGCTCCAACAAGACCAAATTGTTTAGCAATATCATGAAGATTTTTCGTGGGAAAGACGGTGATGACAATCGGGTTTTATCAGCAGAGAAGGCTGGATCTTTAGAAGAAGGTGATTCTCCAAGGTGCAGTTCAGGCATTTCAACAGCAATGCATGGTGGAAACGATGGACACAGCAATAGATTTTCTACCCCACAGGGTTCATCTAGAACTTCTCTGGATCTCTCCAGATTCAGAAGTCCAAAGGAAGAACATATCAAGGAGACAGATGGCGTCCAAACACATAGTGATTATGGGTCCAAGAGATCTGTTTTAGGTAGCGATGGTGCTGATTTAGCAATTAGAAAACTTGTTGGAGACTATGATACCCCTGAGAAATCTGAGTTGGTAAAATATGCGGAAGTTCTAAAGGACTCTTATGGGGAAAAACCTAGGATTCGTCGTAGATCAGCATCTGCTTGCTCCTTCTGA
- the LOC122281811 gene encoding geranylgeranyl diphosphate reductase, chloroplastic-like, translating into MATVPHPLHTTTFKLPLPIRTEISHPQTLRFKASLSTNAPLPGRKLRAAVIGAGPAGSSAAEALASGGVETFLFERSPPTVAKPCGGAIPLCMLHEFDIPSHLIDRQVTQMRIISPSNLAVDFGKTLRPNEFIAMLRREVLDSFLRSRAESLGANLVSGLVTDIEVPNTSSTAPYVVHYTANNSRHALSVDVVIGADGANSRVAKSIKAGDYACAIAFQERIKLPDEKMAYYKNMAEMYVGNDVSPDFYAWVFPKCDHVAVGTGTVRAKQYIKAYQRGIRERVKPKIAGGKVIKVEAHPIPEHPRPIRVRGRVALVGDAAGYVTKCSGEGIYFAAKSGRMCGEGIVKASEGGDRMIEEEDLKREYLKAWDAKYISTFRFMDLLQRVFYGSNAAREALVELCGDEYVQRMTFESYLYKRLAEGDGWEDVKMVCNTIGSLARCNIVGR; encoded by the coding sequence ATGGCTACAGTACCCCACCCGTTACACACCACCACCTTCAAACTTCCCCTCCCAATCAGAACTGAGATTTCTCACCCTCAAACTCTGAGATTCAAGGCCTCCCTGTCCACCAACGCACCCCTCCCCGGACGCAAGCTCCGCGCCGCGGTGATAGGCGCCGGTCCCGCTGGCTCATCCGCCGCAGAGGCTTTGGCTTCAGGCGGCGTTGAGACCTTCCTCTTCGAGCGCAGCCCACCCACGGTCGCCAAGCCCTGCGGTGGTGCCATCCCTCTCTGCATGCTCCACGAGTTTGACATCCCTTCCCACCTCATCGACCGCCAAGTCACTCAGATGCGGATCATATCCCCCTCTAATCTCGCCGTGGACTTCGGGAAGACCCTCCGGCCAAACGAGTTCATCGCCATGCTCCGCCGTGAGGTACTGGACTCCTTCCTCCGCTCCCGCGCCGAGTCCCTTGGAGCCAACCTTGTCTCCGGTCTCGTCACGGATATCGAGGTCCCCAACACCTCTTCGACAGCGCCGTACGTCGTGCACTACACGGCCAACAACTCCCGGCACGCTCTGTCAGTTGACGTGGTGATCGGAGCTGACGGCGCCAACAGCCGAGTCGCCAAGTCCATAAAGGCCGGCGACTACGCCTGTGCCATCGCTTTCCAGGAGAGGATCAAACTGCCGGACGAGAAAATGGCATACTACAAGAACATGGCCGAGATGTACGTTGGGAACGACGTGTCGCCAGATTTCTATGCGTGGGTCTTTCCCAAATGTGACCACGTGGCAGTGGGCACGGGCACGGTGCGTGCCAAGCAGTATATTAAAGCTTACCAGAGGGGAATCAGAGAAAGAGTGAAGCCAAAGATCGCCGGTGGGAAAGTGATCAAAGTGGAGGCCCACCCAATACCAGAACATCCGCGTCCGATACGGGTCCGGGGGCGGGTGGCGCTGGTGGGTGACGCAGCCGGGTACGTAACCAAATGCTCCGGCGAAGGGATCTATTTTGCGGCGAAATCGGGGAGGATGTGCGGGGAAGGAATAGTGAAGGCATCGGAAGGAGGGGACAGAATGATCGAGGAGGAGGACTTGAAGAGGGAGTACCTGAAAGCATGGGATGCCAAGTACATAAGCACATTTAGGTTTATGGACCTGCTGCAGAGGGTGTTTTACGGGAGCAACGCGGCGAGGGAGGCGTTGGTGGAGCTGTGCGGGGACGAGTACGTGCAGCGGATGACGTTCGAGAGTTATTTGTACAAGAGATTAGCGGAAGGGGATGGGTGGGAAGATGTGAAGATGGTGTGTAATACCATTGGGAGCTTGGCGAGGTGTAACATTGTTGGAAGGTAG
- the LOC122281789 gene encoding DNA repair protein RadA isoform X3: MDLSRRAKDKQLLGLDPRTSVQHCCLEIGGFLYLKQNLLFKQTLGSHKHTLRMQGSDMRALRIFFSYKQLLNPSLPKSLSIPRHVHSAFPLAAEQSSALSDPEPTGTTPRVWSTYSNDRNGGQEKPTGVLADIARSKKKGKEKVSWVCTDCGHSDGQWWGSCRQCNAVGTLKRFSEGESEASVLEAASRSWIPQQARDVRPLRLTDVNRGINQLKWRIPLYGPFGEEVSRVLGGGLVPGSLVLVGGDPGVGKSTLLLQIAALIAEGHDLGRPAPVVYVSGEESVEQIGNRADRMTIGGDELFLYSGTNIEDILKKIQPLSPRVLIVDSIQTVYLNGVTGSAGGLSQVKECTSALLCFAKKTNIPVLLIGHVTKSGEIAGPRVLEHIVDVVLYMEGEKYSSHRLLRSVKNRFGSTDELGVLEMSQSGLQAVLNPSEMFLSEQYSDSDFLAGLAVAVIMDGSRTFLIEIQALCVSGSIDSRQVNGIQGSRADMIISVLMKQASLKLQENAIFLNVVSGVKLTETAGDLAIAAAICSSFLEFPIPNSTAFIGEVGLGGELRTVPRMEKRVNTVAKLGYKICIVPKPAVESLGSQGFEGMEVIGCRNLKEVINTVFRTH, encoded by the exons ATGGATTTG TCTCGACGTGCAAAAGACAAACAGCTACTTGGTCTCGATCCTCGGACCAGTGTTCAGCACTGTTGTCTTGAAATTGGCGGGTTCCTTTACTTGAAGCAAAACCTTCTTTTCAAACAAACCCTAGGAAGCCACAAGCACACTCTTCGCATGCAAGGCTCGGATATGAGGGCTCTGAGAATCTTCTTCTCCTACAAGCAACTCCTCAATCCCTCCCTCCCCAAATCCCTCTCTATTCCCCGCCATGTCCACTCCGCTTTTCCTCTCGCCGCGGAACAATCCAGTGCCCTATCCGATCCGGAACCCACAGGAACTACCCCTCGCGTTTGGTCTACTTACAGTAACGACCGGAATGGGGGTCAGGAGAAGCCTACTGGGGTGCTCGCGGACATAGCTCGGAGTAAgaaaaaagggaaggaaaaagTTTCCTGGGTATGCACCGATTGCGGGCACTCCGATGGGCAGTGGTGGGGCTCGTGCCGCCAGTGCAACGCCGTCGGTACGCTTAAGCGGTTTTCTGAAGGGGAGTCTGAGGCTTCGGTTTTGGAGGCTGCATCGCGGTCGTGGATCCCACAGCAAGCCAGAGACGTGCGGCCGTTGCGGTTGACGGATGTGAACAGAGGGATTAATCAGCTGAAATGGCGAATTCCGCT GTATGGACCTTTCGGAGAAGAAGTCTCTAGGGTGCTCGGTGGTGGTCTTGTACCCG GTTCTTTGGTTTTAGTTGGTGGTGATCCTGGTGTTGGCAAGAGTACACTCTTGTTGCAG ATTGCTGCATTAATAGCTGAAGGGCATGATCTTGGTCGACCAGCCCCAGTTGTGTACGTTTCTGGTGAAGAG AGTGTGGAGCAAATTGGAAACAGAGCTGATCGAATGACGATTGGAGGAGATGAACTTTTCTTATATTCTGGCACCAATATTGAG gatatattgaaaaaaattcagCCTCTCTCCCCTCGGGTTCTTATTGTTGATTCAATTCAAACAGTTTATTTGAATGGAGTGACTGGAAGCGCTGGTGGGCTCTCACAG GTGAAGGAATGCACATCAGCATTGCTATGTTTTGCTAAGAAGACAAACATCCCTGTTCTTTTG ATTGGACATGTGACAAAATCGGGAGAGATAGCAGGGCCTCGTGTCTTGGAGCACATCGTTGATGTTGTTTTATATATGGAA GGAGAGAAGTATTCATCACATCGTTTGCTTCGGTCTGTGAAGAACCGTTTTGGATCCACTGATGAG CTTGGAGTACTTGAAATGTCACAGTCAGGGTTGCAAGCTGTTTTGAACCCCAGTGAGATGTTTTTAAGTGAGCAATACTCAGATTCAGACTTCTTAGCTGGACTAGCTGTTGCTGTAATTATGGATGGATCTCGAACTTTCCTTATTGAAATTCAG GCATTATGTGTATCTGGGTCGATAGATTCAAGGCAAGTTAATGGCATTCAAGGAAGCAGAGCTGACATGATCATTTCT GTTCTTATGAAGCAAGCTAGTCTAAAGCTTCAAGAGAAT gcaatcttcttaaatgttgtgAGCGGGGTGAAACTGACTGAAACTGCTGGTGATCTTGCAATAGCGGCAGCAATTTGCAGCAG TTTTTTGGAGTTTCCCATTCCCAACAGTACTGCATTCATTGGTGAAGTTGGCCTTGGTGGTGAGCTTCGCACG GTACCTAGAATGGAGAAACGGGTAAACACGGTGGCAAAACTGGGGTATAAAATATGTATTGTTCCCAAGCCAGCTGTGGAATCATTAGGATCTCAAGGTTTTGAGGGAATGGAAGTCATAGGCTGCAGGAATCTGAAAGAGGTTATCAACACTGTGTTCAGGACGCACTGA
- the LOC122281789 gene encoding DNA repair protein RadA isoform X2 produces the protein MDSFEYFIFSFVVHWLQWIRYLNTISIKKNMLFYFLLMLSEQSRRAKDKQLLGLDPRTSVQHCCLEIGGFLYLKQNLLFKQTLGSHKHTLRMQGSDMRALRIFFSYKQLLNPSLPKSLSIPRHVHSAFPLAAEQSSALSDPEPTGTTPRVWSTYSNDRNGGQEKPTGVLADIARSKKKGKEKVSWVCTDCGHSDGQWWGSCRQCNAVGTLKRFSEGESEASVLEAASRSWIPQQARDVRPLRLTDVNRGINQLKWRIPLYGPFGEEVSRVLGGGLVPGSLVLVGGDPGVGKSTLLLQSVEQIGNRADRMTIGGDELFLYSGTNIEDILKKIQPLSPRVLIVDSIQTVYLNGVTGSAGGLSQVKECTSALLCFAKKTNIPVLLIGHVTKSGEIAGPRVLEHIVDVVLYMEGEKYSSHRLLRSVKNRFGSTDELGVLEMSQSGLQAVLNPSEMFLSEQYSDSDFLAGLAVAVIMDGSRTFLIEIQALCVSGSIDSRQVNGIQGSRADMIISVLMKQASLKLQENAIFLNVVSGVKLTETAGDLAIAAAICSSFLEFPIPNSTAFIGEVGLGGELRTVPRMEKRVNTVAKLGYKICIVPKPAVESLGSQGFEGMEVIGCRNLKEVINTVFRTH, from the exons ATGgattcatttgaatattttatttttagcttTGTAGTTCATTGGTTACAGTGGATACGCTATCTTAATAcaatatcaattaaaaaaaatatgttattttattttttgctaatGCTTTCGGAGCAGTCTCGACGTGCAAAAGACAAACAGCTACTTGGTCTCGATCCTCGGACCAGTGTTCAGCACTGTTGTCTTGAAATTGGCGGGTTCCTTTACTTGAAGCAAAACCTTCTTTTCAAACAAACCCTAGGAAGCCACAAGCACACTCTTCGCATGCAAGGCTCGGATATGAGGGCTCTGAGAATCTTCTTCTCCTACAAGCAACTCCTCAATCCCTCCCTCCCCAAATCCCTCTCTATTCCCCGCCATGTCCACTCCGCTTTTCCTCTCGCCGCGGAACAATCCAGTGCCCTATCCGATCCGGAACCCACAGGAACTACCCCTCGCGTTTGGTCTACTTACAGTAACGACCGGAATGGGGGTCAGGAGAAGCCTACTGGGGTGCTCGCGGACATAGCTCGGAGTAAgaaaaaagggaaggaaaaagTTTCCTGGGTATGCACCGATTGCGGGCACTCCGATGGGCAGTGGTGGGGCTCGTGCCGCCAGTGCAACGCCGTCGGTACGCTTAAGCGGTTTTCTGAAGGGGAGTCTGAGGCTTCGGTTTTGGAGGCTGCATCGCGGTCGTGGATCCCACAGCAAGCCAGAGACGTGCGGCCGTTGCGGTTGACGGATGTGAACAGAGGGATTAATCAGCTGAAATGGCGAATTCCGCT GTATGGACCTTTCGGAGAAGAAGTCTCTAGGGTGCTCGGTGGTGGTCTTGTACCCG GTTCTTTGGTTTTAGTTGGTGGTGATCCTGGTGTTGGCAAGAGTACACTCTTGTTGCAG AGTGTGGAGCAAATTGGAAACAGAGCTGATCGAATGACGATTGGAGGAGATGAACTTTTCTTATATTCTGGCACCAATATTGAG gatatattgaaaaaaattcagCCTCTCTCCCCTCGGGTTCTTATTGTTGATTCAATTCAAACAGTTTATTTGAATGGAGTGACTGGAAGCGCTGGTGGGCTCTCACAG GTGAAGGAATGCACATCAGCATTGCTATGTTTTGCTAAGAAGACAAACATCCCTGTTCTTTTG ATTGGACATGTGACAAAATCGGGAGAGATAGCAGGGCCTCGTGTCTTGGAGCACATCGTTGATGTTGTTTTATATATGGAA GGAGAGAAGTATTCATCACATCGTTTGCTTCGGTCTGTGAAGAACCGTTTTGGATCCACTGATGAG CTTGGAGTACTTGAAATGTCACAGTCAGGGTTGCAAGCTGTTTTGAACCCCAGTGAGATGTTTTTAAGTGAGCAATACTCAGATTCAGACTTCTTAGCTGGACTAGCTGTTGCTGTAATTATGGATGGATCTCGAACTTTCCTTATTGAAATTCAG GCATTATGTGTATCTGGGTCGATAGATTCAAGGCAAGTTAATGGCATTCAAGGAAGCAGAGCTGACATGATCATTTCT GTTCTTATGAAGCAAGCTAGTCTAAAGCTTCAAGAGAAT gcaatcttcttaaatgttgtgAGCGGGGTGAAACTGACTGAAACTGCTGGTGATCTTGCAATAGCGGCAGCAATTTGCAGCAG TTTTTTGGAGTTTCCCATTCCCAACAGTACTGCATTCATTGGTGAAGTTGGCCTTGGTGGTGAGCTTCGCACG GTACCTAGAATGGAGAAACGGGTAAACACGGTGGCAAAACTGGGGTATAAAATATGTATTGTTCCCAAGCCAGCTGTGGAATCATTAGGATCTCAAGGTTTTGAGGGAATGGAAGTCATAGGCTGCAGGAATCTGAAAGAGGTTATCAACACTGTGTTCAGGACGCACTGA
- the LOC122281789 gene encoding DNA repair protein RadA isoform X1 produces MDSFEYFIFSFVVHWLQWIRYLNTISIKKNMLFYFLLMLSEQSRRAKDKQLLGLDPRTSVQHCCLEIGGFLYLKQNLLFKQTLGSHKHTLRMQGSDMRALRIFFSYKQLLNPSLPKSLSIPRHVHSAFPLAAEQSSALSDPEPTGTTPRVWSTYSNDRNGGQEKPTGVLADIARSKKKGKEKVSWVCTDCGHSDGQWWGSCRQCNAVGTLKRFSEGESEASVLEAASRSWIPQQARDVRPLRLTDVNRGINQLKWRIPLYGPFGEEVSRVLGGGLVPGSLVLVGGDPGVGKSTLLLQIAALIAEGHDLGRPAPVVYVSGEESVEQIGNRADRMTIGGDELFLYSGTNIEDILKKIQPLSPRVLIVDSIQTVYLNGVTGSAGGLSQVKECTSALLCFAKKTNIPVLLIGHVTKSGEIAGPRVLEHIVDVVLYMEGEKYSSHRLLRSVKNRFGSTDELGVLEMSQSGLQAVLNPSEMFLSEQYSDSDFLAGLAVAVIMDGSRTFLIEIQALCVSGSIDSRQVNGIQGSRADMIISVLMKQASLKLQENAIFLNVVSGVKLTETAGDLAIAAAICSSFLEFPIPNSTAFIGEVGLGGELRTVPRMEKRVNTVAKLGYKICIVPKPAVESLGSQGFEGMEVIGCRNLKEVINTVFRTH; encoded by the exons ATGgattcatttgaatattttatttttagcttTGTAGTTCATTGGTTACAGTGGATACGCTATCTTAATAcaatatcaattaaaaaaaatatgttattttattttttgctaatGCTTTCGGAGCAGTCTCGACGTGCAAAAGACAAACAGCTACTTGGTCTCGATCCTCGGACCAGTGTTCAGCACTGTTGTCTTGAAATTGGCGGGTTCCTTTACTTGAAGCAAAACCTTCTTTTCAAACAAACCCTAGGAAGCCACAAGCACACTCTTCGCATGCAAGGCTCGGATATGAGGGCTCTGAGAATCTTCTTCTCCTACAAGCAACTCCTCAATCCCTCCCTCCCCAAATCCCTCTCTATTCCCCGCCATGTCCACTCCGCTTTTCCTCTCGCCGCGGAACAATCCAGTGCCCTATCCGATCCGGAACCCACAGGAACTACCCCTCGCGTTTGGTCTACTTACAGTAACGACCGGAATGGGGGTCAGGAGAAGCCTACTGGGGTGCTCGCGGACATAGCTCGGAGTAAgaaaaaagggaaggaaaaagTTTCCTGGGTATGCACCGATTGCGGGCACTCCGATGGGCAGTGGTGGGGCTCGTGCCGCCAGTGCAACGCCGTCGGTACGCTTAAGCGGTTTTCTGAAGGGGAGTCTGAGGCTTCGGTTTTGGAGGCTGCATCGCGGTCGTGGATCCCACAGCAAGCCAGAGACGTGCGGCCGTTGCGGTTGACGGATGTGAACAGAGGGATTAATCAGCTGAAATGGCGAATTCCGCT GTATGGACCTTTCGGAGAAGAAGTCTCTAGGGTGCTCGGTGGTGGTCTTGTACCCG GTTCTTTGGTTTTAGTTGGTGGTGATCCTGGTGTTGGCAAGAGTACACTCTTGTTGCAG ATTGCTGCATTAATAGCTGAAGGGCATGATCTTGGTCGACCAGCCCCAGTTGTGTACGTTTCTGGTGAAGAG AGTGTGGAGCAAATTGGAAACAGAGCTGATCGAATGACGATTGGAGGAGATGAACTTTTCTTATATTCTGGCACCAATATTGAG gatatattgaaaaaaattcagCCTCTCTCCCCTCGGGTTCTTATTGTTGATTCAATTCAAACAGTTTATTTGAATGGAGTGACTGGAAGCGCTGGTGGGCTCTCACAG GTGAAGGAATGCACATCAGCATTGCTATGTTTTGCTAAGAAGACAAACATCCCTGTTCTTTTG ATTGGACATGTGACAAAATCGGGAGAGATAGCAGGGCCTCGTGTCTTGGAGCACATCGTTGATGTTGTTTTATATATGGAA GGAGAGAAGTATTCATCACATCGTTTGCTTCGGTCTGTGAAGAACCGTTTTGGATCCACTGATGAG CTTGGAGTACTTGAAATGTCACAGTCAGGGTTGCAAGCTGTTTTGAACCCCAGTGAGATGTTTTTAAGTGAGCAATACTCAGATTCAGACTTCTTAGCTGGACTAGCTGTTGCTGTAATTATGGATGGATCTCGAACTTTCCTTATTGAAATTCAG GCATTATGTGTATCTGGGTCGATAGATTCAAGGCAAGTTAATGGCATTCAAGGAAGCAGAGCTGACATGATCATTTCT GTTCTTATGAAGCAAGCTAGTCTAAAGCTTCAAGAGAAT gcaatcttcttaaatgttgtgAGCGGGGTGAAACTGACTGAAACTGCTGGTGATCTTGCAATAGCGGCAGCAATTTGCAGCAG TTTTTTGGAGTTTCCCATTCCCAACAGTACTGCATTCATTGGTGAAGTTGGCCTTGGTGGTGAGCTTCGCACG GTACCTAGAATGGAGAAACGGGTAAACACGGTGGCAAAACTGGGGTATAAAATATGTATTGTTCCCAAGCCAGCTGTGGAATCATTAGGATCTCAAGGTTTTGAGGGAATGGAAGTCATAGGCTGCAGGAATCTGAAAGAGGTTATCAACACTGTGTTCAGGACGCACTGA